One genomic segment of Aquamicrobium sp. includes these proteins:
- a CDS encoding ABC transporter ATP-binding protein, with protein sequence MALLEMTGIHGGYGGANILNGVNISIDANEIGVIVGPNGAGKSTTLKALFGLLTVSEGTILFGGGDITNKAPEALVRDGLSFVPQEFNVFPTLSVEENLEMGAFIRRDDFRPLIDKVYGFFPPLKDKRRQPAGELSGGQRQMVAMGRALMTEPKLLLLDEPTAGLSPRYMGEIFERIIEINAAGVGILMVEQNARQALALAHRGFVLAGGQNRFTGTGAELLADPEVARSFLGGGE encoded by the coding sequence ATGGCCCTCCTCGAAATGACCGGCATCCACGGCGGCTACGGCGGCGCCAACATATTGAACGGCGTCAACATCTCGATCGACGCGAACGAGATTGGCGTCATCGTCGGCCCGAACGGCGCGGGGAAATCGACGACGCTGAAGGCGCTGTTCGGGCTGCTGACCGTCTCGGAAGGGACGATCCTGTTCGGCGGCGGGGACATCACCAACAAGGCCCCCGAGGCGCTGGTGCGCGACGGGCTCTCCTTCGTGCCGCAGGAGTTCAACGTCTTCCCGACGCTGTCGGTCGAGGAAAACCTCGAAATGGGCGCGTTCATCCGCCGCGACGATTTCCGTCCCCTGATCGACAAGGTCTACGGCTTCTTCCCGCCGCTGAAGGACAAGCGCCGCCAGCCGGCGGGCGAGCTTTCCGGCGGCCAGCGCCAGATGGTGGCCATGGGCCGGGCGCTGATGACCGAGCCGAAGCTGCTCCTGCTCGACGAGCCGACGGCGGGCCTGTCGCCGCGCTACATGGGCGAGATCTTCGAGCGCATCATCGAGATCAACGCCGCCGGCGTCGGCATCCTGATGGTCGAGCAGAACGCGCGCCAGGCGCTGGCGCTGGCCCATCGCGGCTTCGTGCTCGCCGGCGGCCAGAACCGCTTCACCGGCACCGGGGCCGAGCTTCTGGCCGACCCCGAGGTGGCCCGGAGTTTTCTCGGCGGGGGAGAGTGA
- a CDS encoding branched-chain amino acid ABC transporter permease has translation MEAGFLAALPAQELVFFINRGLLAGLIIGSVYALGAVGVTLIFGILRFAHFAHGDMMTIGAFVALICVALFSGGESNLGLPAAFVLMPLAMAATAFIAIGVDRAFYAPLRRAKVRPVVIVMSSIGVMLMMQGLVRLFAGTGTWQLEAGGAKTIYRLPLLGRDIILTQPQALLIGFTAVAAIALHLFLTRSRMGKAMRAVSDNPDLARVSGISIDSVVRATWVIAGALAAAAGTLLALDVTLKPDLAFNIVLPIFAAAIVGGIGQPYGAIAGGMLVGFTETFAVFNWSVLLRPLQPFLPDFIDIPNRIAFVPTEYKIVVPFFILIVVLIWRPTGIFRGRVVK, from the coding sequence ATGGAGGCGGGTTTCCTCGCGGCGCTGCCGGCACAGGAACTGGTGTTCTTCATCAACCGCGGCCTGCTCGCGGGCCTGATCATCGGCTCGGTCTACGCGCTCGGTGCGGTCGGCGTGACGCTGATCTTCGGCATCCTGCGCTTCGCCCATTTCGCCCATGGCGACATGATGACCATCGGCGCCTTCGTCGCGCTCATTTGCGTCGCGCTGTTCTCGGGCGGCGAAAGCAATCTCGGCCTGCCGGCGGCCTTCGTGCTGATGCCGCTCGCCATGGCGGCGACGGCGTTCATCGCCATCGGCGTCGACCGCGCCTTCTACGCGCCGCTGCGCCGGGCCAAGGTCAGGCCGGTGGTCATCGTCATGTCTTCCATCGGCGTCATGCTGATGATGCAGGGGCTGGTGCGGCTCTTCGCCGGCACCGGCACATGGCAGCTCGAGGCGGGCGGGGCCAAGACCATCTACCGCCTGCCGCTGCTCGGCCGCGACATCATCCTCACCCAGCCGCAGGCGCTGCTGATCGGCTTCACGGCGGTGGCGGCCATCGCCCTCCACCTCTTCCTCACCCGCTCGCGCATGGGCAAGGCGATGCGCGCCGTCTCCGACAATCCCGACCTTGCCCGCGTCTCCGGCATCTCCATCGACAGCGTGGTACGCGCGACCTGGGTGATCGCCGGCGCGCTTGCCGCGGCCGCCGGCACGCTGCTCGCGCTCGACGTGACGCTGAAGCCGGACCTCGCCTTCAACATCGTCCTGCCGATCTTCGCCGCCGCCATCGTCGGCGGCATCGGCCAGCCCTACGGCGCGATCGCCGGCGGCATGCTGGTCGGCTTCACCGAGACCTTCGCCGTATTCAACTGGTCGGTGCTGTTGCGCCCGCTCCAGCCATTCCTGCCCGATTTCATCGACATACCGAACCGCATCGCCTTCGTGCCGACGGAGTACAAGATCGTGGTGCCGTTCTTCATCCTCATCGTCGTGCTGATCTGGCGGCCGACAGGCATCTTCAGGGGGAGGGTGGTGAAATGA
- a CDS encoding branched-chain amino acid ABC transporter permease yields the protein MSALPRREIVLFSGLAVLVALVFAWMGAAYGTRMLVEASCYAIIGLGLTIQWGYAGLFNVGIMGFIALAAFVSLFVTYPVNGAFWDSDMPGQLGWALAAVAIGAAAVYAASQTHRLGLPKKWRTLLTLIVLAIAYLWAQSIFDPATAQIERGAGWIGGLGLPVWLGWAAGGAAAGALGWAMGRITLGLRADYMAIATLGISEIVKAFLKNADWLTRGTLTVSPIPWPVPTPQEIGFVASRAAYLSVTALLILAIFVLLQRAWHSPWGRMMRAIRDNEVSAAAMGKDVNRRRLEMFVLGNVIIGIGGAALVTFTSIFDPSAFVPLNHTFLIWVMVILGGAGNNLGTVFGVVLVYIIWTMSEPAALFLFQQGAYWSNELFGWQAPSDLATRALQMRVFVIGLTITLVLRFAPNGLLPEKPVKYE from the coding sequence ATGAGCGCCCTTCCCCGTCGCGAGATCGTGCTGTTCTCGGGCCTCGCCGTCCTCGTCGCGCTGGTTTTCGCCTGGATGGGCGCGGCCTATGGCACGCGCATGCTGGTCGAGGCCTCGTGCTACGCCATCATCGGGCTCGGTCTCACCATCCAGTGGGGCTATGCCGGGCTGTTCAATGTCGGCATCATGGGCTTCATCGCCCTCGCCGCCTTCGTCAGCCTGTTCGTCACCTATCCGGTCAACGGCGCGTTCTGGGACTCCGACATGCCTGGCCAGCTCGGCTGGGCGCTCGCCGCCGTCGCCATCGGCGCGGCCGCGGTCTACGCCGCCAGCCAGACCCACCGCCTCGGCCTGCCGAAGAAGTGGCGCACGCTGCTGACGCTGATCGTCCTCGCCATCGCCTATCTGTGGGCGCAGTCGATCTTCGACCCGGCCACGGCGCAGATCGAGCGCGGGGCCGGCTGGATCGGCGGGCTCGGCCTTCCCGTCTGGCTCGGCTGGGCGGCGGGCGGCGCGGCCGCCGGCGCGCTCGGCTGGGCCATGGGCCGCATCACGCTCGGCCTGCGCGCCGACTACATGGCCATCGCCACGCTCGGCATCTCGGAGATCGTCAAGGCGTTCCTCAAGAACGCCGACTGGCTGACGCGCGGCACGCTGACCGTCTCGCCGATACCGTGGCCGGTGCCGACGCCGCAGGAGATCGGCTTCGTCGCCTCGCGCGCGGCCTATCTGTCCGTCACCGCGCTCCTCATCCTCGCCATCTTCGTCCTCCTCCAGCGCGCCTGGCATTCGCCGTGGGGCCGGATGATGCGAGCGATCCGCGACAACGAGGTCTCCGCCGCCGCGATGGGCAAGGACGTCAACCGCCGCCGGCTGGAGATGTTCGTCCTCGGCAACGTCATCATCGGCATCGGCGGCGCGGCGCTCGTCACCTTCACCTCGATCTTCGACCCCTCGGCCTTCGTGCCGCTGAACCACACCTTCCTGATCTGGGTGATGGTGATCCTCGGCGGCGCCGGCAACAATCTCGGCACAGTGTTCGGCGTCGTGCTGGTCTACATCATCTGGACCATGTCGGAGCCGGCGGCGCTGTTCCTGTTCCAGCAGGGCGCTTATTGGAGCAACGAGCTGTTCGGCTGGCAGGCCCCGTCCGACCTCGCGACGCGGGCGCTGCAGATGCGGGTCTTCGTCATCGGCCTGACCATCACCCTCGTCCTGCGCTTTGCGCCCAACGGCCTGTTGCCGGAAAAGCCGGTGAAATACGAATAG
- a CDS encoding (deoxy)nucleoside triphosphate pyrophosphohydrolase — translation MSQSEPKKLLLVAACALVDTDGRVLIAQRPEGKQLAGLWEFPGGKIEPGETAEETVVRELAEELGIETKVTCLAPLTFASHSYESFNLLMPLFVCRRFWGFPQPREHQALKWVRPNKLRDYPMPEADAPLIPFLIDLL, via the coding sequence ATGAGCCAGAGCGAACCGAAAAAGCTGCTGCTCGTCGCCGCCTGCGCGCTGGTCGATACGGACGGGCGGGTGCTGATCGCCCAGCGCCCCGAGGGCAAGCAGCTCGCCGGCCTGTGGGAGTTTCCCGGCGGCAAGATCGAGCCGGGCGAGACGGCAGAGGAGACGGTGGTGCGCGAGCTCGCCGAGGAGCTCGGCATCGAGACCAAGGTGACGTGCCTTGCCCCGCTCACCTTCGCCAGCCATTCCTACGAGAGCTTCAACCTTCTGATGCCGCTGTTCGTCTGCCGCCGCTTCTGGGGCTTTCCCCAGCCGCGCGAGCATCAGGCGCTGAAATGGGTGCGCCCCAACAAGCTGCGCGACTATCCGATGCCGGAAGCCGATGCGCCGCTGATCCCGTTCCTGATCGATCTTCTGTAG
- a CDS encoding GNAT family N-acetyltransferase, protein MTKGNRLPQNLAIVRRFEAAGFRAWPATSVQYDGTWAVRLSGGHPAKRLNSINPLDPFDDANLTERIARAARRFAAYGRPLTFRMSPLAAPAIREHLDAQGWSHFSESLVMRATLSPAMVHEAMHQIPLKDMGRFISAAISIRSLDPALRPGLSEIVSSIQPEAGLFVLEEGRQPVSTAICVHDEDLAGLFEVATEASRRGRGYGRRVLLSALKWAQARGARTAWLQVDADNESAIGLYRSIGFAEVYRYHYRQPPHQDDSA, encoded by the coding sequence GTGACGAAGGGAAACCGGCTGCCGCAGAACCTTGCGATCGTCCGCCGCTTCGAGGCCGCGGGCTTTCGCGCCTGGCCGGCGACGTCGGTCCAGTATGACGGGACGTGGGCGGTGCGCCTCTCCGGGGGCCACCCGGCCAAGCGGCTCAACTCGATCAACCCGCTCGACCCGTTCGACGACGCCAACCTGACGGAGCGCATCGCCCGCGCCGCCCGCCGCTTCGCCGCCTATGGCCGGCCGCTGACCTTCCGCATGTCGCCGCTGGCCGCGCCGGCGATCCGGGAGCATCTCGATGCGCAGGGCTGGTCGCATTTTTCCGAGTCGCTGGTGATGCGCGCGACGCTGTCGCCGGCGATGGTGCACGAGGCGATGCACCAGATCCCGCTGAAGGACATGGGGCGCTTCATCAGCGCGGCCATCTCGATTCGCAGCCTCGACCCGGCGCTGCGCCCCGGCCTCTCCGAGATCGTCAGCTCGATCCAGCCGGAGGCGGGCCTGTTCGTGCTGGAGGAGGGGCGCCAGCCGGTGTCGACCGCGATCTGCGTCCATGACGAGGACCTCGCCGGCCTGTTCGAGGTGGCGACCGAGGCCAGCCGGCGCGGCCGCGGCTACGGCCGGCGCGTCCTGCTCTCGGCGCTGAAATGGGCGCAGGCGCGCGGCGCGCGCACCGCCTGGCTTCAGGTCGACGCCGACAATGAAAGCGCCATCGGCCTCTACCGCTCGATCGGGTTCGCGGAGGTCTATCGCTACCATTACCGCCAGCCGCCGCATCAGGACGACAGCGCATGA
- the argJ gene encoding bifunctional glutamate N-acetyltransferase/amino-acid acetyltransferase ArgJ — protein sequence MSETVSPLAPKKQPRMPAIEGVRIATAQAGIKYKGRTDLLAMVFDEGTTVAGVFTRSKCPSAPVDFCRQNLAGGRARALIVNSGNANAFTGKRGRESTALTAKAAAKAAGCGEGEVFLASTGVIGEPLDTTKFAHLLDGMVAGAGADGWAEAGRAIMTTDTYPKYATARVLLGETEVTINGIAKGAGMIAPDMATMLSFIATDAPIDAPVLQDLLSKGTGKTFNAVTVDSDTSTSDTLILFATGAAARRGAPRITEAKDTRLSAFRRALNRILKNLALQVVRDGEGARKQVEVTVTGAKSARSAKRVALSIANSPLVKTAVAGEDANWGRIVMAVGKAGEPADRDLLGIWFGDIRVAHEGERDPAYSEAATSAYMKRDEIAIRVDLGLGRGKATVWTCDLTKEYVAINGDYRS from the coding sequence ATGTCGGAAACCGTCTCCCCGCTCGCGCCGAAGAAACAGCCCAGAATGCCGGCGATCGAGGGCGTGCGCATCGCCACCGCGCAGGCCGGCATCAAGTACAAGGGCCGCACCGACCTGCTCGCCATGGTGTTCGACGAGGGCACCACCGTCGCCGGCGTGTTCACGCGCTCGAAATGCCCGTCGGCGCCGGTCGATTTCTGCCGGCAGAACCTTGCCGGCGGCAGGGCGCGGGCGCTGATCGTCAATTCCGGCAACGCCAACGCCTTCACCGGCAAGCGCGGCCGCGAATCGACCGCCCTGACCGCGAAGGCCGCGGCAAAGGCCGCCGGCTGCGGCGAGGGCGAGGTGTTCCTCGCCTCGACCGGCGTGATCGGCGAGCCGCTCGACACGACGAAGTTCGCCCATCTGCTCGACGGCATGGTGGCCGGCGCCGGGGCGGATGGCTGGGCGGAAGCCGGCAGGGCGATCATGACCACCGACACCTACCCGAAATACGCCACGGCCAGGGTGCTGCTCGGCGAGACGGAGGTGACGATCAACGGCATCGCCAAGGGGGCGGGGATGATCGCGCCCGACATGGCGACGATGCTGTCCTTCATCGCCACCGACGCGCCGATCGATGCTCCTGTCCTTCAGGACCTTTTGTCGAAGGGCACGGGCAAGACCTTCAACGCGGTGACGGTGGACAGCGACACGTCGACCAGCGACACGCTGATCCTGTTCGCCACCGGCGCGGCGGCACGGCGCGGCGCCCCGCGCATCACCGAGGCGAAGGACACGCGCCTTTCCGCGTTCCGCCGGGCGCTGAACCGCATCCTGAAGAACCTCGCGCTCCAGGTCGTGCGCGACGGCGAGGGCGCGCGCAAGCAGGTCGAGGTGACGGTGACGGGGGCGAAGTCGGCCCGTTCGGCCAAGCGCGTCGCGCTGTCCATCGCCAACTCGCCGCTGGTCAAGACCGCCGTCGCCGGCGAGGACGCCAATTGGGGCCGCATCGTCATGGCCGTCGGCAAGGCCGGCGAGCCGGCCGACCGCGACCTCCTGGGTATCTGGTTCGGCGACATCCGAGTCGCCCATGAGGGCGAGCGCGACCCGGCCTATTCGGAAGCGGCGACGTCGGCCTACATGAAGCGCGACGAGATCGCCATCCGCGTCGATCTCGGCCTCGGCCGCGGCAAGGCGACGGTCTGGACCTGCGATCTGACCAAGGAATACGTCGCCATCAACGGCGACTACCGGAGCTGA
- a CDS encoding peptidylprolyl isomerase, which translates to MHYFLRCLSAARIGAVAALMAFAAPAALAQGDAVVATINGEPVTETDLSIAMTDLNEQFAQLPDDQRRAAALSAIIEIRLLAAEAEKVGLADGDEFARRMTLLRQRALHSAFIDKEVAGAVTDEAVRARYDKQVAETPPVNEIRARHIIVETKEEAEAIIKELEAGGDFEALAKEKSKDGAAAQGGDLGYFTEGRMVPEFEQAAFALNVGDYSKEPVQTQFGWHVIKVEDKRVQQPPAFEQVAEQFRALLLREAYFAKVTELREAAAVEIADPALKAALEPSAEETPAEE; encoded by the coding sequence ATGCACTATTTTCTCCGCTGCCTGTCGGCTGCCCGCATCGGCGCCGTTGCCGCCCTGATGGCGTTTGCCGCGCCCGCCGCCCTGGCGCAGGGCGATGCCGTCGTCGCCACGATCAATGGCGAGCCCGTCACCGAGACCGATCTTTCCATCGCCATGACCGATCTCAACGAGCAGTTCGCCCAGCTGCCGGACGACCAGCGCCGTGCCGCCGCGCTTTCGGCGATCATCGAGATCAGGCTGCTGGCGGCCGAAGCGGAGAAGGTGGGGTTGGCCGATGGCGACGAGTTCGCCCGCCGCATGACGCTCCTGCGCCAGCGCGCGCTGCACAGCGCCTTCATCGACAAGGAGGTCGCGGGCGCGGTGACGGACGAGGCGGTGCGCGCCCGCTACGACAAGCAGGTGGCCGAGACGCCGCCGGTCAACGAGATCCGCGCCCGCCACATCATCGTCGAGACGAAGGAAGAAGCCGAGGCCATCATCAAGGAGCTGGAGGCCGGCGGCGATTTCGAGGCCCTCGCCAAGGAGAAGTCCAAGGACGGCGCGGCCGCGCAGGGCGGCGACCTCGGCTATTTCACCGAGGGGCGCATGGTGCCGGAATTCGAGCAGGCGGCCTTTGCCCTCAATGTCGGCGACTATTCGAAGGAGCCGGTGCAGACCCAGTTCGGCTGGCACGTCATCAAGGTCGAGGACAAGCGCGTCCAGCAGCCGCCGGCATTCGAGCAGGTGGCCGAGCAGTTCCGGGCGCTGCTGCTGCGCGAGGCCTATTTCGCCAAGGTGACGGAGCTGCGCGAGGCCGCCGCGGTCGAGATCGCCGACCCGGCGCTGAAGGCGGCGCTGGAGCCGTCGGCCGAAGAAACCCCCGCCGAAGAATAA
- the secA gene encoding preprotein translocase subunit SecA, whose translation MVSFGVLARKIFGSSNDRRVKGFRPRVEAINALEAEYSALSDEALKAKTAEFRARLAEGETLDDLLIPAFATVREASKRALGMRPFDVQLIGGMVLHGGGIAEMRTGEGKTLVATLPVYLNALSGKGVHVVTVNDYLARRDAEWMARIYGFLGLTTGIIVHGLSDEERKDAYACDITYATNNELGFDYLRDNMKYDRAQMVQRGHNYAIVDEVDSILIDEARTPLIISGPLEDRSDLYNTIDAFIPGLEPADYEVDEKQRTATFTEEGTEKMENRLRDAGLLKGESLYDIENVAIVHHVNNALKAHRLFQRDKDYIVRNGEVVIIDEFTGRMMPGRRFSEGLHQALEAKEKVQIHPENQTLASITFQNYFRMYGKLAGMTGTALTEAEEFGNIYGLEVTEIPTNLPVQRLDEDDEVYRTVEEKFKAIVKEIREAHAKGQPTLVGTTSIEKSEYLAERLRAEGFSDFQVLNARHHEQEAAIVAQAGRPGAITIATNMAGRGTDIQLGGNADMRISQELGDMPEGPERAAKEQAIRDDIQKLKAQALAAGGLYVLATERHESRRIDNQLRGRSGRQGDPGRSKFFLSLQDDLMRIFGSERMDSMLQKLGLKEDEAIIHPWINKALEKAQKKVEARNFDIRKNLLKYDDVMNDQRKVVFEQRIELMDGESLGDTVAEMRRDVIEDLVTKHIPETAYAEQWDTAGLKEGVQAYLNLDLPVDEWAKEEGIDEEQIRERIMEAAEAAARDRAERFGPDIMAYVEKSIVLQTLDHLWREHLVNLDHLRSVVGFRGYAQRDPLNEYKSEAFELFQAMLGNLRQVVTAQLMRVELVREAADAPPPQAPVGVRGEHIDATTGENDFGENGTTLAVAEARVVPPEERDPANPSTWGKVGRNEACPCGSGKKFKHCHGAFA comes from the coding sequence ATGGTCAGCTTTGGCGTTCTCGCCCGCAAGATTTTCGGCTCCTCCAACGACCGCCGCGTCAAGGGCTTCCGCCCCCGGGTCGAAGCGATCAACGCGCTGGAAGCGGAATACTCCGCCCTTTCCGACGAGGCCCTGAAGGCGAAGACGGCGGAGTTCCGCGCCCGGCTCGCCGAGGGCGAGACGCTCGACGATCTGCTCATCCCCGCCTTCGCCACCGTGCGCGAGGCGTCCAAGCGCGCGCTCGGCATGCGCCCGTTCGACGTCCAGCTTATCGGCGGCATGGTGCTGCACGGCGGCGGCATCGCCGAGATGCGCACCGGCGAGGGCAAGACGCTGGTCGCGACCCTGCCCGTCTACCTCAACGCGCTGTCGGGCAAGGGCGTCCACGTCGTCACCGTCAACGACTATCTCGCCAGGCGCGACGCCGAGTGGATGGCGCGCATCTACGGCTTCCTCGGGCTGACCACCGGCATCATCGTCCACGGCCTGTCCGACGAGGAGCGCAAGGACGCCTACGCCTGCGACATCACCTACGCCACCAACAACGAGCTCGGCTTCGACTACCTGCGCGACAACATGAAATACGACCGCGCGCAGATGGTGCAGCGCGGCCACAACTATGCCATCGTCGACGAGGTCGACTCGATCCTGATCGACGAGGCGCGCACGCCGCTGATCATCTCCGGCCCGCTCGAGGACCGCTCGGACCTCTACAACACCATCGACGCCTTCATCCCTGGCCTCGAGCCGGCCGACTACGAGGTCGACGAGAAGCAGCGCACCGCCACCTTCACCGAGGAAGGCACCGAGAAGATGGAGAACAGGCTGCGCGATGCGGGCCTGCTCAAGGGCGAGTCGCTCTACGACATCGAGAACGTCGCCATCGTCCACCACGTCAACAACGCGCTGAAGGCCCACCGCCTGTTCCAGCGCGACAAGGACTACATCGTGCGCAACGGCGAGGTCGTCATCATCGACGAGTTCACCGGCCGCATGATGCCCGGCCGCCGCTTCTCGGAAGGGCTGCACCAGGCGCTGGAAGCCAAGGAGAAGGTGCAGATCCACCCGGAGAACCAGACGCTGGCCTCCATCACCTTCCAGAACTATTTCCGCATGTACGGCAAGCTGGCCGGCATGACCGGCACGGCGCTGACCGAGGCCGAGGAGTTCGGCAACATCTACGGGCTCGAGGTGACGGAAATCCCGACCAACCTGCCCGTCCAGCGCCTCGACGAGGACGACGAGGTCTACCGGACCGTCGAGGAGAAGTTCAAGGCCATCGTCAAGGAAATCCGCGAGGCGCACGCCAAGGGCCAGCCGACGCTGGTCGGCACCACCTCGATCGAGAAGTCGGAATATCTGGCCGAGCGGCTGCGCGCCGAGGGCTTTTCCGATTTCCAGGTGCTGAACGCGCGCCACCATGAGCAGGAGGCCGCCATCGTCGCGCAGGCCGGCCGCCCCGGCGCCATCACCATCGCCACCAACATGGCCGGCCGCGGCACCGACATCCAGCTCGGCGGCAACGCCGACATGCGCATCAGCCAGGAGCTGGGCGACATGCCGGAAGGGCCCGAGCGCGCGGCGAAGGAACAGGCGATCCGCGACGACATCCAGAAGCTGAAGGCCCAGGCGCTCGCCGCCGGCGGCCTCTACGTTCTGGCGACCGAGCGCCACGAATCGCGGCGCATCGACAACCAGCTCCGCGGCCGCTCCGGCCGCCAGGGCGACCCCGGCCGCTCGAAATTCTTCCTGTCGCTTCAGGACGACCTGATGCGCATCTTCGGCTCCGAGCGCATGGATTCGATGCTCCAGAAGCTGGGCCTCAAGGAAGACGAGGCCATCATCCACCCCTGGATCAACAAGGCGCTGGAAAAGGCGCAGAAGAAGGTCGAGGCGCGCAACTTCGACATCCGCAAGAACCTGCTCAAATATGACGACGTCATGAACGACCAGCGCAAGGTCGTGTTCGAGCAGCGCATCGAGCTGATGGACGGCGAGAGCCTCGGCGACACCGTCGCCGAGATGCGCCGCGACGTGATCGAGGACCTCGTCACCAAGCACATTCCCGAGACCGCCTATGCCGAGCAGTGGGACACGGCCGGGCTGAAGGAAGGCGTGCAGGCCTATCTCAACCTCGACCTTCCGGTCGACGAATGGGCCAAGGAAGAAGGCATCGACGAGGAGCAGATCCGCGAGCGCATCATGGAGGCGGCCGAGGCCGCGGCCCGGGACCGTGCCGAGCGCTTCGGCCCCGACATCATGGCCTATGTCGAGAAGTCCATCGTCCTCCAGACGCTCGATCATTTGTGGCGCGAGCATCTGGTCAATCTCGACCATCTGCGCTCGGTCGTCGGTTTCCGCGGCTATGCCCAGCGCGACCCGCTCAACGAGTACAAGAGCGAGGCGTTCGAGCTGTTCCAAGCGATGCTCGGCAATCTGCGCCAGGTCGTCACCGCGCAGTTGATGCGCGTCGAGCTGGTGCGCGAGGCGGCCGACGCCCCGCCGCCGCAGGCGCCGGTCGGGGTGCGCGGCGAGCATATCGACGCCACCACCGGCGAGAACGATTTCGGCGAGAACGGGACGACGCTCGCCGTCGCCGAGGCCCGCGTCGTGCCGCCGGAGGAGCGCGATCCCGCCAACCCCTCGACCTGGGGCAAGGTCGGCCGCAACGAGGCCTGCCCCTGCGGCTCGGGCAAGAAGTTCAAGCACTGCCACGGCGCCTTCGCCTGA
- a CDS encoding OmpA family protein, producing the protein MFFDFDSATIQAESREQIDQLGQLLAGAGALQVLIVGHTDGQGAFDYNLTLSQRRAQAVVDALVRDYGIAASRLTPAGAGMVSPVASNRTEEGRAQNRRVEIVERYVAP; encoded by the coding sequence ATATTCTTCGATTTTGACAGTGCCACGATCCAGGCTGAGTCTCGCGAGCAAATCGATCAGCTTGGCCAGCTTCTGGCAGGCGCCGGTGCGCTTCAGGTCCTGATCGTCGGCCACACGGACGGTCAAGGGGCCTTCGACTACAACCTTACGCTTTCCCAACGGCGTGCCCAGGCAGTCGTCGATGCGCTGGTGAGGGACTACGGGATTGCGGCCTCGCGCCTGACACCGGCCGGCGCCGGCATGGTTTCTCCGGTGGCGAGCAACCGCACCGAGGAAGGGCGCGCGCAGAACCGCCGTGTCGAAATTGTAGAACGCTACGTCGCGCCATGA
- a CDS encoding DUF4892 domain-containing protein → MLNLRTLLAGLVLAAGFSGPVVAQDVDGAADHPLIPRYEGSEIRGYAVSAFDEYELVAGATVRSATGSTAAVSENPIQIEGKVTHLFYRAPPDRSPLEVFRNYESVLAAAGFDVLFSCSRADCGYLFNNVMNPGARYNGLIYGDQQRYLAARLARPEGDVYVSLYVTSFEPQNRTFLKLDVVELRGMEKRMIVVEAGEMEQALARDGKIAI, encoded by the coding sequence ATGCTCAATCTGCGCACTCTACTGGCAGGACTCGTGTTGGCGGCCGGTTTCTCCGGCCCGGTTGTGGCCCAGGATGTAGACGGCGCTGCCGACCATCCGCTCATCCCACGATATGAGGGGTCGGAAATCCGCGGTTATGCGGTCTCGGCCTTCGATGAATACGAGCTCGTCGCCGGAGCCACGGTCCGCAGCGCAACCGGGTCGACGGCGGCCGTTTCCGAGAACCCGATCCAGATCGAAGGCAAGGTCACGCACCTGTTCTACCGTGCGCCCCCCGATCGCTCGCCGCTCGAAGTCTTCCGCAATTATGAGAGCGTGCTCGCTGCCGCCGGTTTCGACGTGCTGTTTTCATGTTCGCGCGCGGATTGCGGCTATCTCTTCAACAACGTCATGAACCCTGGCGCACGCTACAACGGGCTGATTTACGGCGACCAGCAGCGTTATCTTGCGGCGCGCCTCGCGCGGCCCGAGGGCGATGTCTATGTCTCGCTCTATGTCACCAGCTTCGAGCCCCAGAACCGCACTTTCCTCAAACTTGACGTGGTCGAGTTGCGGGGGATGGAAAAGCGCATGATCGTGGTCGAGGCCGGCGAGATGGAACAGGCGCTGGCGCGGGACGGCAAGATCGCCATCTAA